The following proteins are co-located in the Rhodococcus opacus B4 genome:
- a CDS encoding group III truncated hemoglobin, translating into MSDIATRADLELLLRHFYGRAFADPVLEPAFETLAVIGLDDHLPVMCDFWETILLRTGVYRGSVGAVHRALHGRHGFTDRHFDRWVELWTSSVDELFIGDVAEQAKAEAAKVAAGMRRRLFEHSRGQTTGVPSRFS; encoded by the coding sequence ATGTCCGACATCGCGACGCGTGCCGACCTGGAACTGCTGCTCCGGCACTTCTACGGCCGGGCCTTCGCCGACCCGGTTCTCGAGCCGGCATTCGAGACGCTCGCCGTGATCGGCCTGGACGACCATCTGCCTGTCATGTGCGACTTCTGGGAGACGATCCTGCTGCGCACCGGCGTCTACCGCGGCAGCGTCGGTGCCGTGCACCGGGCGCTGCACGGCAGGCACGGATTCACCGACCGGCACTTCGACCGCTGGGTCGAGCTGTGGACGTCCAGCGTCGACGAGTTGTTTATCGGCGACGTCGCGGAGCAGGCCAAGGCCGAGGCTGCCAAGGTCGCCGCCGGGATGCGGCGGCGACTGTTCGAGCACTCCCGCGGTCAGACGACCGGAGTGCCCTCCAGGTTCAGCTGA